CGGTGGGAGCCCTCGCATTGCAAGTATTTTTAGCACTCCGAAGAATTCTTCAAAATCATCAACGAATATTATGTTTCTTTGCTTGCATGCACCCTCAAATATCTTATGATTTGTTGCCATCGCTCCAGTATGAAGAGAGGCAACTTTCTGCCCTAATTTGCTCCTTCCGGACTTCAAAATGACTGTAATTTTCTCATTTTCTACTTCAAAAAAATCTCGGCCAATTTCTTCTGCATATATTGCAATTATATCTGTTTTTTTATCTTTTTTGAGATATTTGACTAAATCAACTTCACTTACATCCGCTTTATTTCCATAGGATACAAACTTTGTAACACCTATTCCCTCCACAGCACATTTTTCAAGAAGGGCTATTCCAAATGTTCCTGATTGGGTTAATATTGCAACATTTCCTTTTTTTGGCAATTCCATATTTCTTTGGAAAAAGGTATTAAATCCATTTTCCGCATTAAATACTCCAATGCAGTTTGGTCCGATGACTCGCATTTTATATTTTCTTGCTAATTGAACTATTTTTCTCTCTATCTCCGCTTCCCCGATTTCTTTAAATCCGCCGGAGATTATCACAATATTTTTTATTCCTTTTATTCCGCATTTCTCTACTTCTTCAACGCATTTTTTTGCTTCAACAGCAATAACTGCCAAATCAATTTTCTTATTTATTTCTTCCAAGCTTTTATAGCATTTTCTCCCTAAAATTTTTTTTCTGTTGGGATTTATAGGATATGCTTCTACTTTACTCTTTATAATATTATTAAAAATTTCATAACCTATTTTACCTTTCTTGCTAGATGCCCCTATTACTACTACACTTTTAGGTTTGAAAAATTTCTCCATTTACTCTTCGCTTAATATAACAAAATCTTTGACTGATTTAACTGATTCAAACGGGAATAGAATGTAACCTTCTTCATTCTGATTATATAAGCGAGGGTCTATTTTGTCTGATGGCTCTACAATGAGATCGAGAAGTTTTCCACTACTTGCATCAACTGTTATATTTCTTACTATCCCTAAGTATAACCCGCTATTGCTCATAACTTTCTTTCCTCTCAATTCATTCTCCATTATCTTCATGTTTATCAAAATATGAAATACTATTGCCTTTTTAAATTTGCGCTTTTTTAAAAATTTAAAATCTTAGAAAAAAGTTTGAATTTTTGAAAAAAGAAGCTATGAGGCCTTTTTCTCGCAAAGAAATGCTAAAATAAATGCATTCTTGTGAAATTATTTTTTGCATAATTTTTAGCATTAAAACTATCAACCTTTATATATTAAAAAATTATTAGCCCAATATGGCGAGAATGCATGCGAGAAGAAAAGGCAAATCTGGCTCAAAAAGGCCGGCAGAAAGAATACATCCGGATTGGAGTTTAAAGCCACAAGAGATAGAAGAACTAATAATAAAGATGGCGGAAGAAGGTAAAGAGCCATCTATGATAGGTCTAATTTTAAGGGATGTTCATGGCGTGCCCGATGTGAAAGCAGCTATAGGCAAAAGAATTACTGATGTGCTTGAAGAGCATAATATATTGCCTCCTTTGCCAGAAGACTTAACAAATTTGCTGGCTAAAAGAGAAAACCTCAAAAAACATTTGCAAGAGCACAGGAAAGATTTGCACAATCTAAGAAGAATGCATCTTATAGAAGCAAAGATAAATAGATTGGTAAAATATTATAAAAGAGAGGGAAGAATTCCCGCGGACTGGAGTTACTCCTAACTTCTTTTTTGGAATTCAATTGCCTCTTCCAAGCTTATTTCCCCTATCAGCACTTTTCTAGCAAGTTCTTTTGAAATAGTTATATTTTTACTCTTTAATCTACTCAGGCGTTGTATGTTTTTAATTTCTCCCTCTTTTGGCTCAACACTCATTTTATATTTTATTTCCTTTCCTGGCGTCATCGCTATTTTGCAAGCAGAAATTGCATCGTCATCAAAAGATTGAATATCAGATTCATCGACTATTTGTATTAGTAAATTTTCATCTTGAAGCAGATTTATTATTCTATTTCTTATCAGCCCCCCTCCATTTCCTACCTTCACCACCACTTCCTCCGCCCCCGCCTCGCTTATCATTTCCTTTATAAATAAGATTAACTCTTTGGGATCCTTTGTAACAAATTTTTTTATAAGCATAACTCCGCTATAAACCGCTATACCTATTTTTTCTCCTGGATCTATACCGAAAAGTAGCTTTTTGTTTTTTGACATAAGAAGAATGGCTTTATCAATGAGCTTGTCTATATTGCACCCTTCCTCATAGCAAATAATTTTATCAAATTTTATATTGAGTTTTTTCTTATCAGATGTTATTATCACATCAACGCTGCTTGGTATATTATCTTCATAAGAAAGTGTAATAAAAGGTATCTTTCTTCTCTTGAGTAAATCAACAATATCGTAGTAAAATGAAAAATTTTCCGTTATCAATCCTATCATTAAAATTATATCCTTCATATTATTTAAATCTTTATAAAGGAAAATGATGCTGCTAACTTTGGAAAAAACCAAAATCTGTTTTTCCTAAGATAAAATAATAGAAAACCGGAGTAAAGCTTTAATATTTGATTTTTTTATTATCTGGTATGAAAAGAAATGTCATTGGGCTTTATACAAGACTCGCGATCGCAATAGCATTATTATTTGGAATAATATTTGGGTTGCTTACATTCATTGCCTATATAGCTGGCTATGGCCAACCAATTATAATTTCTGTTATGGCTATATCTGTTATTGTTTTGCAATATCTCGTAAGCCCCAAGATTGTGGAGTTCTCGATGAAGATTAAATATGTGAGCAGAGAAGAAATGCCAAAACTGCATGAAATAGTTGAAAGGTTATCTGAGAAAGCATCAATACCAAAACCAAAGATAGGAATTTCAGAAATAGATTTGCCAAATGCTTTTGCTTTTGGGAGAAGCAAGAGAGATGGAAGAGTATGCGTGACCAGAGGACTGCTTGATATTTTGAACGATGAAGAAATGGAGGCAGTGATTGGGCATGAAATATCTCATATAAAGCATAGGGATATGGCGGTAATAACTCTTTTATCAGTTATACCTCTTATAAGTTATTACATTTTCTGGAGTTCATTATACGGAAGAAATAGAAATAAAGCATCTTTAATTTCCGCCCTAGCCTTTATCTTTTATTTAGTATCCAATCTACTAGTTTTATGGGTGAGCAGATTAAGAGAATATTATGCGGATTATGGATCATACACCTTAACTGGAAAATCTCATCCTCTCGCATCTGCTCTCTATAGAATTACTATTAGTACATCCCGAATTCCCCCAGTAAAAATAAAAAGTGTTGAAGGTGTAAAGGCATTTTTTGCAACAGATCCTTCAGCTGCGAGAAGTGAAATAAATGATTTGAGAAAGGCGGATTTAAACTTAGATGGACATCTGGATGAATATGAAATGAGGCAATTTGCAAGTGTGGCGGAAGCGAGCCCATTTGAAAGAATTATGGAGATTTTTTCATCCCATCCGAATGTAGTTGATAGGATAAGAAGGCTGGCGAAATTATCATGAGTAAAAATTTGGTAAAAATGGAGATATATCCTCATGTATATCATGGTGACAATTATTCGGAAATATTTCTAGTTGATGATGAAACTGTTTTACCAATTTTTGTTAGTTATACTCAGGCGGAGAGCATAATGAATGGTTTAGAAGGAAAGAGATACCATCGTCCCTTTACTCACGACTTATTTATAGAAGTGATAAATTTGCTTGGCGCATCAATAAAAAAAGTGGTAATAGATGACCTTGTGAATGGGGTATTTCTTGCAAAACTTTATATAGAATATGTAAGAAAGGGCAAATGCGAGGAGATTGTTGTTGATGCCCGTCCAAGTGATTGTATAGCACTTGCGGTAAGAGAAGGGTGTGATATATTTGTTGATGAAAAAGTTTTGAAAGAAGCGGGGAAAAGTAGGAGAGAAATGGGTATGGAGTATTAAAATGATTAAATTTGAAGATGGAGAAAAACTTGTGAGGTACACAAGATATGTTATAGAAAGGCATGTAAAAGGGGAAAAAATTGATGACATTGAAAATTTTGAAGAAAATAGAGGGGTTTTTGTTACAATAAACACGTATCCAGAGAGAGAGCTGAGAGGTTGCATTGGTATCCCAGAGCCAATAATGCCACTGAGAAAAGCGATAAAAGAATCCGCGATCTCCGCATGCCATGATCCAAGATTTCCTGATTTGATAGAAGATGAGTTGGATAAAATCATTATAGAAGTTACTTTATTGACTAAGCCCAAATTGCTTGAAGTTGAGCCAGAGGAATATCCTAAACATATAGAGATTGGTAGAGATGGTTTGATGGTAGAAAAAGGAATGAATCGGGGCTTGCTGTTGCCCCAAGTAGCGAGTGAGTATGGATGGGATGTTTTGGAATTTTTAAAACACACTTGCATAAAGGCGGGCTTACCGCCAAATGAATGGAAAAATAAAGACACCAAGGTTTATGTATTTCAAGGGGAGATATTTAGCGAAGAAACACCAAAGGGAAAGATAATCAAAAATGCTTGAAAAATACTATGAGATATTAAATAAAAAAGCAAAAAACAATTATACAAAAAACATGGGAAAAATAGATAAATTGATAGAAGAAGCGGAAGAAATATTCAAAAAATGTCACTTCTGTGAACACAAGTGTTATGTAAATAGGAATGAAAATAAGGGGAGATGCGGAGTAAAAAATACAAAAATTTCCTCCCATTTTTTCCATTACGGAGAAGAGAAAGTTTTAATTCCTTCATATACAATCTTCTTTTCGGGCTGTAACTTTTCCTGCATATATTGTCAAAATTGGGATATTTCTCAATTTGAAAGTGGTTCTTACATAGAGCCAAAAAAAATGGCTATTTTGATAGAGAAAGCGGAAATAAATGGGGCAAGAAATATTAATTGGGTTGGTGGAGAGCCAACACCTCATCTTCTTTATATATTGAAAGTGTTGAAGAATTGCAATTCAAATCTTCCACAGATATGGAATTCAAATATGTATTGCAGTTTAGAGACGATGGAAATTTTAAAGCATGTTATTGATTTATATTTAACAGATTTTAAATACGGAAATAATCACTGTGCAAAAAAATTATCCAATATAGACAGATACCTTGAAATTATCACAAGAAATCATGAAATAGCATATAAGCAAGGGGAAGTCATAGTGCGCCACCTTGTGCTTCCTTCGCATATAGATTGCTGTTCGAAGCCAGTAATTGATTGGATTTCTGAAAATATTCCGAATGCATTAGTCAATATTATGGATCAATATTATCCAACATATAAAGCACATGAGAATGAAGAAATAAATAGGAGATTAACAGAAAGAGAATACAATGAAGTTTATCTATATGCTTTAAAAAAGGGGATTAAACTGATTTGAGTTCTTGCAACCCATCTCAGCAATCTTTCTTATTCTTTCCTCACCATTTATTTCTTTTATGAAATTTGCTACACTCTTTGGAACAAGATTTTCCCATCTCTCTCTTTTAGAAATTTTCTCCCTTATAACCCTACCTTGATAAACATCTCTTTTAAAAAATGGCATTTCAACTACTCTATATCCTTCTCTTTCAAAAAGCTCTTTTATCAATTGATTGTTGGAGATAACTAAATCAAAAGGTGGAACAATTTCTTTAACATGCTTTGCATAAAGTCCGTATCTGTTTATATCAGGAACTGGCACAATGTGATAATTTTTAATTTTTTTCTCTTTCATAGCTAGAATAATCATCTCATATCTTTCACTGCATGTAAATGGATTTTCAAAAGTAAAGCTTTCATAAGCGGAGCCAATTGCAAAAATTATTTCATATTTTTTTGATTTTTCCGAAATTTTTGCGTGTCCTATATGGAAAGGCTGAAATCTTCCAATAATTAAAGCGCGCATAAGAAAAATAGGGAAGAGGAATAATTATTTTTCTATTTAAAAAAAGTTATTTACTCATTTTCATATGTTTTCATGGAGCTCATGCCCCTTTTCTCAGACTCAATGGGCGTTCGCTCAATGGCAACCTTAATTGCAACAAAAGAAGATAGGATTTTTATAGATGCGTCCGCTGCCCTGGGGCCATCTCGTTATGGATTGCCTCCTCATGAAATGGAAATTAATGCCCTTTATGAAGCGAAGGAGAAGATAAGAAGCATAGCCCTTGATTGCAACATTTTTGTAATAACCCATTATCATTATGACCATTATGACCCAGATGAAAGCTTTTATTGTGGGAAAAAAATATATGCTAAAAGAATAGACAGTTTTATAAACAGAAGCCAGCAGGAAAGGGGGAGTTATTTCTATAAATTGTTTGAAAACAAAGCTAAAATAATATACTGTGATGGAAATGAATACAGAGAAGATGATCTTAGAATAAAATTTTCCCCTCCTTTTCCTCACGGCCCGCAGGGAGCAATTGTTGGATATGTAATTATGGTGAGTGTTGAGGAGAATGAAAAAATCCTCTTTGCATCAGATGTGCAAGGCCCAGTTTATGAGAGGGCGAGAGATTATATAATAGAAGAAGCTCCCCAGATTCTTATAATGGATGGTCCTCCTTCTTACTTTCTTGGATGGAAATTTTCCATGGAAAATTTAGAAAAAGCGGAGAAAAATTTAATTGAGATAATGGAGAAAATAGATTGCAAACTTATACTTGATCATCATTTGCTTCGTGATATTGACTATAAAAAAAGAATGAAAACACTTTATGAGATGTACGGGGACAGAATAAAGACCTTTGCGGAATGGAATGGTTTAAAAAATTCGATTCTTGAAGCTAGAAGAAAGGAGCTATGGGAAAAATATTAAAAATTTAAATTTATAACTTATATGAAATATAAGGGAGAAGAGAAAAAATTCGATGCTTCTCTTATAAGTGTTTATAGGATATTTTTGATTTTTATTGTGCCGATAATTGCATATTCTATAGCAATATTCCCTCAGGTTCTATTAATTTTTTATGTTTTAAAATTGCCATTTATTAAATCAATATACGGGATATTTATTCTATCCTTTGCACTTGTTAACAGTTATTTAATACTTATTTTTTCTTCTATTTTCTCCACCGCTTTCTTCATAAATGTTTTAGGAATTAAATATAAAGAAGGAGAGTATTCTAAAAATATAAAAGATAAAAACACTTTCAAATATACACTCTATTTTTCTCTATATTATCCGACGTATAAACTGATAAATATTTTTGTCTTGCCACCTATAAAATCGTTTTACTTGTCTCTTATTGGTTGTAAAATAGGTAAAAATGTTTTTTTAGCTGGGGAAGAATGGATTGCGGATCCATGTGTTACTGAGATAGGGGAAAATACAATGATAGGAGGGCGGAGCTTAATAACTGCTCATCTAGCGGAAGATAAGTTGATAATAAAAAGAGTTAAGATTGGTAAAAATTGTCTTATAGGGGGAGATTCTTTCATAATGCCGGGTGTTGAAATAGAAGAAAATGTTGTTGTGGGGGCAAAAACTCTTGTAACAAAAGATAAAAAATTGAAGAAGGAAAAAGTTTATGCAGGGATACCAGCGAGGGAAATTAATTACGAATAACCCCCTATCTTGAGACTCGGATCCCCGAATAAGACCCATTCTTGAACTGTTTTGCAATCAACTAATTCAATTGTATAAGGTCTTTCTCCTATCCAATCCTTACTCCAGTCAATTGGGAAATGATTGAGATAATCTGCAAGTGTGTTAGCCCATGTTTCACCAAGCACATCTTTTCCATCAATGTATACTTTGAAGAAATGTGGTTCAAGCCATCCACCTAAATATTGGATACAATCTGGTATTCCATCCGGAACACTATCTGGAACTTCATCAACCGGACCATCTCCTATTGTTCCATATCCCAAACCCGTGTTTCCAATTGTTGCTATACTTCCCCCTTTTATATTTTTTAGCATTAGCTCGCTCCAGCACTGAGGTGTCATTTCTCCGAGATAATATGCCCAAATTCCTTGCGTTAAAAATCTTAACAAACTGCTGTTGAACTGACTGTTATGGCAACCTCCAACAATTAAAACAGGTAATTTTTCTCCATTGCTAAGTGCTCTTATATTTTTCAATCCAAAATCAATCCATGTTTCAAAGTCATTATGGGGATGTGTTGCCCAGCTCGCTGGATTTCCGTGCCCGCTGAAATAAACAAAGCCTGCTCCTTCCGAGATAATTTTTTCTGCGTTCTCTGGAGTAAAGGAAAAATCCCCTCCTTCAACATATATCCTTATTTTATCAAATCCTTCCATAAAACTGAGAGCATGGTCACATTCAACCTGTCCTTCTATATAATCTGTTCCTACTTCTATATCAGGGAAAGAATCTCCTCCAATAGCAATCATTCTTTTGAACCAATCTTTTCCATATGCATTTTTTTCGTAATTTATTATTTTATTAATAAGCGGTTTTACTTCCCAATCATATCTTGCGGGCAGCCTCCCGACATAAATATCTGGATATAAATCAAGAACATCCTTACTTTTCTTATTCCATTCCGCAAATATTCCATTTCCATTGCTATCCCAGTCATCAAAAACAACAGTACCATTATTTTCATCATATCTGTACAAGTCCGCAAAATATAAGTCGCTTAAATAACCAGTTTCCCAGCTCGAGTTATCATCAAGATTTGTATATCTGACTGGCACATACCATTCCCAGAATCTCTGTCCCTTCATTCCTCCAAAAAGCAAAACATACTTTACCCCCCATTCCTCTTTTGCATTTTTAATGAAATACTTCACTTTTTCTGCATCGTCTCTCCCCTGCACAGCAAAATAAACATTATTATAGATATCATCTGTTGATACAACAATTGTTTTTATTCCATTGCTTTCCTTATGTTGCTTTAAAGTCTCAACATCATCTTTCCATTTTTGAGGACAAATAATGAGGAGATCATAATTTTCTACATTTTTATGCACTCCTTTTTCATATATTATTTTCAATTCAAATTCACTCGCAAATTCAACAATATTTAAATGAGGGTGGTATCTTATTGGATATAGTTCGAAAGTCAAGAATATTTTATCAAGCCCCACTCCAATATTATATATGCCCCATTTATCCGGATAAAAATCAAAATAATATGCGCCTTTTGCCTCCCTATATTCTTTTCCTAAGGGTATTGCACCAATTGAAGGAGGTATTTCCTTTTTCACTGGTATTTTTTTAATTTCGTTTGGAATCATTTCAATTCTTTTTATTTTTGTTCCAATATCAAATGTAAAAGTTTTTGTAAAAGTTGGCAAACAGGGATAGTAAGCATCGTTTGTATAGCCATTTGCCTCCTTGATTTTAATGTATCCATTATCAAATATCATTGGCTCTGAAAATATTATCTCTTCCGAAATTTTATTCTCCGCATTTATTCCAAAAGCTAACGAGCTGGCCAAAAGAACTAAACCAACAAACAAATTTTTTAACTTTTCCATAGAAATGAATTCTTTTTTGAGTTTAAATCTTTCTATGAAAGCGCGGGGAGCGAGATTTGAACTCGCGAGGTCATACGACCACAGGATTAGCAATCCTGCGCCTTACCAGGCTGGGCCATCCCCGCTTGTAATGAAAATGATATAAAAATTATAAACTTTTTCTTGGCAACAAAGCCATTTTAACACCACACTTTGTTATCTCCTTTCTGTCAATATTTTTTGAAAGATACCATATAAATCCTCTTTTTTCCTCCTCCTTATTTTTAAAAGGGACCAACTCTTTTAACTCTTTTCCTTCTCTTAGAGCTTCTATTAGGTGGGTTGGACATTGGAAAGAAGGGCTTTTTCCAAGAGTTGTATACCCTGTTTTATCAAAGATTGCGGTATATTGCTCAATAAAGTAAAATCCCTTTTCCTCTTTTATACCAGACTCTATACCTACTCCATAATCGCCATTTATGCAAGCTTTTTTTGCCCTATTTATTGCTCCCTCAATTATTTCTTCATTCCATGGCTGTTTTTTTGTATCAATTCCAACAAATTCATAAATTATTTCAATTCCTTTAAAAAATTCATTAAAAACTTCTTTCACCGCTTCTATCTTAACTTCATTTTTCGATCCAATAAAAACCTTTAATGGCTTAATTCTCTTTCCATTCCTTATTTCATTTGCTTTTATCCTGCTTGTGGTTATTGGTATCCCATCATTGGCGAATACATATGGCACAACTATTATTTTAATCTCTTTCCTTCCTTTTTTTCTCCTAAACTCATTTATTTCTTTAGCCCTTCCCTCAGTTTCTGGAGATACAATTATTGCATCGAAATCTTCATCAAGAGTAATGCCATAGATATTTTCAAGAGGTAAAATTTTAAATTTCTTATTCCATCTTTTATCTTTTATAATTTCCTCAATATTCTTTTTCCTTTCTTCATAGCTCCTAGCTTTTTTCCCCATTTCTTCAACAAATTTATCTGTTGATATCCCTATATAAATTTCATCACCTATTTCAAAAGCTTTTGAAAGAATTGAAATATGCCCTTCATGTATTATATCAAATGTCCCTCCTATACAAACTTTCATTGCCCATAAATTAATGCAAGTATAAGAAACTTTATTATAAGAAAAAATATTTTACTATTGATGATAAAGGAAATTGTTAGGAGAGATTTTAAATTAATTGATGAAAATGAAGAAATAAGGAAAATATTTGGTTATATCTACGGGGAGGCGGAATTTCCTATAATTGTAAGTAATAAGAAAGCAATTGGAATAATAGATGAAAGGAATTTGATAAAAAGTAGAGTACTTGGAAATGAAAAAATAAAGAGGTTTGTTGTGGGTGTGCCAAAGATTGATGGAACATTTTCAATACAAAAAGCAAAAAGTGTAATGATTGCTAGTGGTGCTGATAGGCTGATAGTTACATCTGAAAAAGAAATAATTGGTTATGTAAGATTGGTTGATATTCTTAAGAAAACCGGATTGCAAAAAACCGCTAAGGAATTAATGAAATCCATCCCCTCACTGGAGGAAAAAAATACAGTTGCAGAGGCAATAAACATTATGAAGACAAGTAACAGGAAATTTGTTCCTGTTTTATTTGATAAAAAATTTTCTGGAGTAATAGGTGTTAGAGAGATTTTACCGCTTATTTCAACAAAAGAGAAAGCAAGGGATTATCATCCAGAAAAGACATCTTTGCTCGAAACATCATTGGTTGGATTGGTGAGGGAAATTCCGATATGCAATGAAAATGAAAAGGGAGATGAAATAATAAAAATTATAGAGGAGAGAGATGTTGTTGCGGTCTGTAGAGGAAATGAATATCTTGGCTTGATAGAAGAGATTGATCTCCTATGAGTACATTATATCATCCTTACTATCTTCTTTTTCCTCTTTAAATTTCATCTTCTTCTTTTTTATAAACTTATACTGCCTTCTCCTTCCTATAAATCTTATATCAAATCTTATAAGTCTTACAAATATTTTATCTGGAAGTGGTTCAAGAACAACAATTCCCCTTGATTGAAGTTTATTCAATTCAAACAATATTTTTTCTTCTGGCATATTTAATTTTTTGCTTAACTCCGCAACAGTAATAGGGTAATTTTCCTGCAGTGTTTTAATTATTCTTTCCTCAATAGTCCCTATTTCTATATCCATCTTTATACCTGTAAGAAATATTGCATGCCCCTTCAATTGAAACCATACATGGGCCAACTGGATGCAAGGGATTACAAATTTTTCCGAAAAGCTTACATTCCTCAGGCCTCACTATGCCTCTCAGAACTTCCCCGCATTTACAATTTTTTTGTTGAGGTGCTTCTCTAACTTCAGAGATTAAATCTTCATAAATTTTCTCCGCATCATATTTCTCAAATTCTTTCCTTAAAGCCATTTTTGATTTTTTAATTACAGGAAAACCCCTCCATCCCCCATCTTTTTTACTAAAGACCTCATCTATCACTTTTAAAGCAATTATATTTCCCTCCCTCCTTACACATCTTTTATATTCATTCTCCACTTCATATCTCCCTTCTTCAACTTGTTTTGCAATCATATATACCCCAAGAAGCACATCAAGTGGTTCAAACCCCGCAATTACATGAGGAATCTTATATTTTTTAGCAATTTTTTCATATGGCTTTGTTCCTATTATTGTAGATACATGTCCCGGGCATATTATTCCATCTAATTTTATTTCCCCCATCCCAAGCAATGCATCCAGGGCGGGAGGGATAAACCGATGAAAATTTAAAATAGAGAAGTTTTTTGGTTCTCTTAGCAAAGAGATGGCTGTTGCGGGGGCGGTTGTTTCAAATCCCACTGCAATGAAAACAGTTTCTTTTTCTTTTGCTATTTCAATTGCATCTGTTATGCTATAAACAACTCTTACATCCGCCCCCTCACTTCTTGCTTTTTCAAGTGTTTTGCTCGCTGGCACTCTCAGCATGTCCCCAAATGTTGCAATTGTAATTCCTTCTTCCGCTAATTTTATTCCTTTTTCTATCTCTATGGGTGTTGTAACACATACTGGACAGCCTGGTCCTTGAACTATCTCAACACCGCTTTCCGCAAGCAGATTATCCAGCCCATATTTTAAAATTGTGTCTTGATGAGTTCCACATACATGCATTATTTTTAAATTTAATCCAATTTTCTTAATTTCTTTAATTATTGCATTTGCAAAATTTTTATTGCGAAGCGAAGCAATCATGTTTCGACCTCAATGCTTTTTATTCTGCATTCTTTTCCTTCCAAAATTTCTGCATCAT
This window of the Thermoplasmatales archaeon genome carries:
- a CDS encoding TIGR00296 family protein: MKMIKFEDGEKLVRYTRYVIERHVKGEKIDDIENFEENRGVFVTINTYPERELRGCIGIPEPIMPLRKAIKESAISACHDPRFPDLIEDELDKIIIEVTLLTKPKLLEVEPEEYPKHIEIGRDGLMVEKGMNRGLLLPQVASEYGWDVLEFLKHTCIKAGLPPNEWKNKDTKVYVFQGEIFSEETPKGKIIKNA
- a CDS encoding CoA-binding protein, with the protein product MEKFFKPKSVVVIGASSKKGKIGYEIFNNIIKSKVEAYPINPNRKKILGRKCYKSLEEINKKIDLAVIAVEAKKCVEEVEKCGIKGIKNIVIISGGFKEIGEAEIERKIVQLARKYKMRVIGPNCIGVFNAENGFNTFFQRNMELPKKGNVAILTQSGTFGIALLEKCAVEGIGVTKFVSYGNKADVSEVDLVKYLKKDKKTDIIAIYAEEIGRDFFEVENEKITVILKSGRSKLGQKVASLHTGAMATNHKIFEGACKQRNIIFVDDFEEFFGVLKILAMRGLPPDQKVAIITNGAGPSVMACDFAGEARHIEIAETIDLTGSATAKDFLEAIERSKEDIIILTFVFQDSPLAESLKELYSGLKKMNRYFLAICMGGKFVEEQKKKLLRLKIPVFEEPRVAIGAIDKIVGYKLRK
- a CDS encoding MBL fold metallo-hydrolase, which translates into the protein MELMPLFSDSMGVRSMATLIATKEDRIFIDASAALGPSRYGLPPHEMEINALYEAKEKIRSIALDCNIFVITHYHYDHYDPDESFYCGKKIYAKRIDSFINRSQQERGSYFYKLFENKAKIIYCDGNEYREDDLRIKFSPPFPHGPQGAIVGYVIMVSVEENEKILFASDVQGPVYERARDYIIEEAPQILIMDGPPSYFLGWKFSMENLEKAEKNLIEIMEKIDCKLILDHHLLRDIDYKKRMKTLYEMYGDRIKTFAEWNGLKNSILEARRKELWEKY
- a CDS encoding 4Fe-4S cluster-binding domain-containing protein; translated protein: MLEKYYEILNKKAKNNYTKNMGKIDKLIEEAEEIFKKCHFCEHKCYVNRNENKGRCGVKNTKISSHFFHYGEEKVLIPSYTIFFSGCNFSCIYCQNWDISQFESGSYIEPKKMAILIEKAEINGARNINWVGGEPTPHLLYILKVLKNCNSNLPQIWNSNMYCSLETMEILKHVIDLYLTDFKYGNNHCAKKLSNIDRYLEIITRNHEIAYKQGEVIVRHLVLPSHIDCCSKPVIDWISENIPNALVNIMDQYYPTYKAHENEEINRRLTEREYNEVYLYALKKGIKLI
- a CDS encoding nicotinamide-nucleotide adenylyltransferase, with the protein product MRALIIGRFQPFHIGHAKISEKSKKYEIIFAIGSAYESFTFENPFTCSERYEMIILAMKEKKIKNYHIVPVPDINRYGLYAKHVKEIVPPFDLVISNNQLIKELFEREGYRVVEMPFFKRDVYQGRVIREKISKRERWENLVPKSVANFIKEINGEERIRKIAEMGCKNSNQFNPLF
- a CDS encoding M48 family metalloprotease encodes the protein MKRNVIGLYTRLAIAIALLFGIIFGLLTFIAYIAGYGQPIIISVMAISVIVLQYLVSPKIVEFSMKIKYVSREEMPKLHEIVERLSEKASIPKPKIGISEIDLPNAFAFGRSKRDGRVCVTRGLLDILNDEEMEAVIGHEISHIKHRDMAVITLLSVIPLISYYIFWSSLYGRNRNKASLISALAFIFYLVSNLLVLWVSRLREYYADYGSYTLTGKSHPLASALYRITISTSRIPPVKIKSVEGVKAFFATDPSAARSEINDLRKADLNLDGHLDEYEMRQFASVAEASPFERIMEIFSSHPNVVDRIRRLAKLS
- a CDS encoding bifunctional nuclease family protein — its product is MSKNLVKMEIYPHVYHGDNYSEIFLVDDETVLPIFVSYTQAESIMNGLEGKRYHRPFTHDLFIEVINLLGASIKKVVIDDLVNGVFLAKLYIEYVRKGKCEEIVVDARPSDCIALAVREGCDIFVDEKVLKEAGKSRREMGMEY
- a CDS encoding PRC-barrel domain-containing protein; the protein is MKIMENELRGKKVMSNSGLYLGIVRNITVDASSGKLLDLIVEPSDKIDPRLYNQNEEGYILFPFESVKSVKDFVILSEE
- a CDS encoding 30S ribosomal protein S15: MARMHARRKGKSGSKRPAERIHPDWSLKPQEIEELIIKMAEEGKEPSMIGLILRDVHGVPDVKAAIGKRITDVLEEHNILPPLPEDLTNLLAKRENLKKHLQEHRKDLHNLRRMHLIEAKINRLVKYYKREGRIPADWSYS
- a CDS encoding peptidase C25; this translates as MEKLKNLFVGLVLLASSLAFGINAENKISEEIIFSEPMIFDNGYIKIKEANGYTNDAYYPCLPTFTKTFTFDIGTKIKRIEMIPNEIKKIPVKKEIPPSIGAIPLGKEYREAKGAYYFDFYPDKWGIYNIGVGLDKIFLTFELYPIRYHPHLNIVEFASEFELKIIYEKGVHKNVENYDLLIICPQKWKDDVETLKQHKESNGIKTIVVSTDDIYNNVYFAVQGRDDAEKVKYFIKNAKEEWGVKYVLLFGGMKGQRFWEWYVPVRYTNLDDNSSWETGYLSDLYFADLYRYDENNGTVVFDDWDSNGNGIFAEWNKKSKDVLDLYPDIYVGRLPARYDWEVKPLINKIINYEKNAYGKDWFKRMIAIGGDSFPDIEVGTDYIEGQVECDHALSFMEGFDKIRIYVEGGDFSFTPENAEKIISEGAGFVYFSGHGNPASWATHPHNDFETWIDFGLKNIRALSNGEKLPVLIVGGCHNSQFNSSLLRFLTQGIWAYYLGEMTPQCWSELMLKNIKGGSIATIGNTGLGYGTIGDGPVDEVPDSVPDGIPDCIQYLGGWLEPHFFKVYIDGKDVLGETWANTLADYLNHFPIDWSKDWIGERPYTIELVDCKTVQEWVLFGDPSLKIGGYS